From a single Nymphaea colorata isolate Beijing-Zhang1983 chromosome 4, ASM883128v2, whole genome shotgun sequence genomic region:
- the LOC116252391 gene encoding putative lysine-specific demethylase JMJ16 isoform X3: MDMFSLSSAPLGEKAGLDTKCSEDVKVARSLRRRPWINYAMFDVSSEEESQKKPTKLKQLSLTPLKKGVIRGCPNCNNCQKVIARWDPENARRQVISEAPVFYPNEEEFKDPLKYIASIRQTAESYGICRIVPPPFWKPPCILKQKHIWENAKFATRIQQLDKLQNRKPMKKRSRNIGHIKKRKKRCLKMGISCSPSDTSSADIHESFDESEIFGFLPGPEFTLESFQKYADDFIGQYFGMNDTIPMSSLSNSEDKHGKGPSVDDIEGEYWRMVENPTEEIEVLYGADLETGTFSSGFPKGSTDYGDSEPDVYVKSGWNLNNLPRLAGSLLSFEQTDISGVLVPWLYIGMCFSSFCWHVEDHHLYSLNYMHMGAPKLWYSVPGNHALKLEAAMKKHLPGLFKEQPDLLHKLVTQFSPMILKLEGVPVYRCVQQSGEFVLTFPRAYHSGFNCGFNCAEAVNVAPIDWLPHGQSAVELYCQQFRKTSLSHDKLLLGAAREAVRALWELHILGRDTPHNLQWSAVCGKDAILTMALKTRIDLEHRRRKFFCSPSQVRKMDVSFDATNERECVICFYDLHLSAVGCECSPETFACLDHAKQLCSCDWSTRFFLFRYELSELNLCMEALGGKLNAIHRWANLDLRLSLSSYVKKEEKFQGSEKTCALLCKPSLREMELKKHMPLDDASVQGPASVSVLRIETNKLLMQPACLGTTEVKDRRTPNKVEELTFKRETFVFEEDKARIYDMTELGKVISDDGQVFAATEVQAPCNDFKPIMQNVHGNDGPSVSKSITESFSVFQSRSEDTPCAQFPESSSILLQQSIFSPAANNTTLKILEKENSRPATFHGGTICLNDDGDDDDSDQMEKGHNLQVGVEVEGPTTHLANSGGSRNCIHHLLSDPHRVPSNLKKDELPLSDSSSTIMEHDSCMQFIVSSTESSVKPNLGRNCESGPQIAKVVRNLNCEVEPLDFGLVVPGKAWCNKYAIFPKGFRSRVRYLSVIDPTQGSHYISEILDVGISVPFFRVTLEDCPSEVFMCVSAINCWDMVRDKVNQKIVSQHRQGKLNLPPLHPPGSIDGFDMFGFSTPFIVQQKIEALDPNHLCLEYWNCQPTKQKPVKVPPGSSTKDNQGSTKVVPREGPIIKNSLEAVECILKGIFKKANREELRALQEALSNENACLNKDIVIKFLKEEIQESQNGKFGDIHLCPPDEYLDMKK; encoded by the exons ATGGATATGTTCTCACTTTCAAGTGCACCTCTTGGAGAGAAGGCAGGCTTGGATACTAAATGTAGTGAGGATGTCAAGGTTGCAAGGTCTCTTAGGCGTAGACCTTGGATAAATTATGCAATGTTTGATGTGAGTTCAGAAGAGGAATCTCAGAAGAAACCAACCAAGCTG AAACAGTTGTCACTGACTCCTTTAAAAAAAGGAGTTATTCGTGGGTGTCCAAATTGTAACAACTGCCAAAAg GTAATAGCCAGATGGGATCCAGAAAATGCACGCAGACAGGTCATCAGTGAAGCTCCTGTATTCTACCCAAATGAAGAG GAATTTAAGGACCCTCTGAAGTACATTGCAAGTATAAGACAGACGGCAGAATCATATGGAATTTGCCGAATTGTTCCTCCTCCTTTTTGGAAGCCACCATGCATTCTTAAGCAAAAGCATATATGGGAAAATGCCAAGTTTGCTACACGAATTCAACAGCTTGACAAACTTCAAAATCGAAAACCTATGAAAAAAAGATCCAGAAACATTGGTcatattaagaaaagaaagaaaagatgccTGAAAATGGGAATATCCTGCAGTCCTAGTGATACAAGCAGTGCAGATATACATGAGAGCTTCGATGAGAGTgagatttttggttttttaccTGGTCCAGAGTTCACTTTAGAGTCTTTTCAGAAGTATGCAGATGATTTTATTGGACAGTACTTTGGCATGAATGATACAATCCCAATGTCAAGCTTGAGCAACAGTGAGGATAAACATGGAAAAGGACCATCTGTGGATGACATTGAGGGTGAATACTGGCGGATGGTTGAGAACCCAACTGAAGAGATTGAG GTACTTTATGGGGCTGATTTGGAAACTGGAACATTTAGCAGTGGATTTCCTAAGGGATCCACTGATTATGGGGACAGTGAGCCAGATGTGTATGTGAAATCAGGTTGGAACTTAAATAACTTACCAAGGCTGGCAGGATCTCTGCTTTCCTTCGAGCAGACTGATATTTCTGGTGTTCTAGTGCCATGGCTTTATATAGGGATGTGCTTTTCATCGTTTTGCTGG CATGTTGAAGATCATCATCTTTATTCATTGAACTACATGCATATGGGTGCTCCAAAATTATGGTATAGCGTCCCAGGAAATCATGCTTTGAAATTGGAGGCGGCCATGAAGAAGCATCTGCCTGGTTTATTTAAAGAACAGCCTGACTTGCTTCATAAGCTT GTTACCCAATTTTCTCCAATGATATTGAAGTTGGAAGGCGTACCTGTTTATCGTTGTGTTCAACAGTCTGGAGAGTTTGTTCTCACTTTCCCTCGAGCATATCATTCTGGTTTTAACTGTGGATTTAATTGTGCTGAGGCAGTCAATGTTGCTCCCATTGACTGGTTGCCACATGGACAGAGCGCTGTGGAACTTTATTGTCAGCAATTTCGTAAAACTTctttgtctcatgacaagttaTTACTGGGGGCAGCACGAGAAGCTGTTAGAGCACTTTGGGAGCTTCATATTCTGGGAAGAGACACTCCCCACAACTTACAATGGTCAGCTGTTTGTGGAAAGGATGCCATTTTGACAATGGCATTAAAG ACCCGCATTGACTTAGAGCACAGAAGAAGGAAGTTCTTCTGCAGCCCTTCGCAGGTGAGGAAAATGGACGTGAGCTTTGATGCTACCAATGAGAGGGAGTGTGTCATATGCTTTTATGATTTGCATCTCTCTGCAGTTGGTTGTGAATGTTCTCCAGAAACATTTGCATGCTTAGACCATGCAAAACAACTTTGTTCTTGTGATTGGAGTACAAGATTTTTCCTCTTTCGCTATGAATTAAGTGAACTCAACCTATGCATGGAAGCATTGGGAGGGAAATTGAATGCCATACACAGATGGGCAAATTTAGATCTCAGGCTCTCTTTGAGTTCCTATgtcaaaaaggaagagaagttTCAAGGATCAGAGAAAACCTGTGCCTTGCTTTGCAAGCCCTCCTTGAGAGAGATGGAACTGAAAAAACATATGCCACTGGATGATGCGTCAGTGCAGGGTCCTGCTAGTGTTTCTGTCCTGCGGATAGAAACAAACAAGCTTCTAATGCAGCCAGCCTGTCTTGGTACAACAGAAGTTAAAGATCGTAGGACACCGAACAAGGTAGAGGAATTAACTTTCAAAAGGGAAACTTTTGTATTTGAAGAGGACAAAGCAAGAATCTATGACATGACTGAACTTGGTAAAGTCATCTCTGACGATGGCCAAGTTTTTGCTGCTACTGAAGTTCAAGCACCATGTAACGACTTCAAGCCAATAATGCAAAACGTGCATGGTAATGATGGGCCTTCAGTCTCAAAGTCAATAACAGAATCGTTCTCTGTTTTCCAGTCTCGATCAGAGGACACACCCTGTGCTCAGTTCCCTGAAAGCTCCTCTATTCTCTTGCAGCAAAGCATATTTTCACCAGCAGCTAATAACACtacattgaaaattttggagaaGGAAAATTCTAGACCAGCCACGTTCCATGGAGGTACTATTTGCCTgaatgatgatggtgatgatgatgatagtgATCAAATGGAAAAAGGACATAACTTACAGGTTGGGGTGGAAGTGGAAGGGCCCACCACACACCTTGCAAATAGTGGTGGCAGTCGGAACTGCATTCATCATTTGCTCTCTGATCCTCACAGAGTTCCTAGCAATCTGAAGAAAGATGAACTACCTTTATCTGATTCCAGCTCCACAATAATGGAACATGATTCCTGCATGCAGTTCATAGTTTCATCAACTGAGTCTAGTGTTAAACCAAATTTGGGTCGCAACTGCGAAAGTGGTCCCCAGATTGCAAAGGTTGTAAGAAACTTAAACTGTGAAGTAGAGCCACTAGACTTTGGACTTGTGGTCCCTGGAAAAGCATGGTGCAACAAGTATGCAATTTTTCCTAAAG GATTCAGAAGTCGGGTTAGGTACTTAAGTGTTATTGATCCAACACAAGGGTCTCACTATATCTCCGAAATTCTTGATGTGGGAATCTCTGTACCATTCTTCAGG GTTACACTGGAGGATTGTCCCTCTGAAGTTTTCATGTGTGTTTCTGCCATTAATTGTTGGGACATGGTCCGTGACAAAGTAAATCAGAAGATTGTGAGCCAGCATAGGCAAGGGAAACTAAATCTACCTCCTCTGCATCCACCGGGATCAATCGATGGATTTGACATGTTTGGATTTTCAACACCATTTATTGTTCAG CAGAAAATAGAGGCTCTTGATCCCAATCATTTATGTCTGGAATACTGGAACTGTCAACCCACCAAACAGAAGCCAGTAAAAGTGCCTCCAGGAAGTTCAACTAAGGACAACCAAGGCAGCACTAAGGTGGTGCCCAGAGAGGGTCCAATCATAAAGAATAGCTTGGAAGCGGTAGAATGCATCCTCAAGGGTATATTCAAGAAGGCAAACCGTGAAGAACTCCGTGCTCTTCAAGAGGCACTGAGCAATGAAAATGCATGTCTAAACAAGGACATAGTCATCAAGTTTCTCaaagaagaaattcaagagTCACAGAATGGTAAATTTGGTGACATTCACCTTTGTCCACCTGATGAatatttggatatgaaaaagtaa